A window of Panicum virgatum strain AP13 chromosome 8K, P.virgatum_v5, whole genome shotgun sequence contains these coding sequences:
- the LOC120646338 gene encoding uncharacterized protein LOC120646338: MDKTRFRAICKTAASGCNWKFVASTSKKYIGCKVKTSGSNHTCGSVNNCGGTMATNKWVADRVVDLLRDNLEMGPRELQERLNKKYSMKIPYYRVVRGKNRALDMIYGKWADSYDLLPTYQAKLLRSIPDSIIELDTEEHNGQVCFMSFFVALKPCIDGFLQGCRSYIAMDATHLTGRSRGQLAAAVAVDGHNWLFLVAYGVIETESKES, translated from the exons atggacaAGACCAGATTTAGAGCAATCTGCAAGACTGCTGCTAGTGGTTGCAATTGGAAGTTTGTTGCATCTACAAGCAAGAAGTATATTGGCTGCAAG GTTAAGACAAGTGGTTCAAACCATACTTGTGGTTCAGTCAACAATTGTGGCGGAACAATGGCCACAAATAAATGGGTTGCTGATAGAGTGGTGGATTTGTTGAGAGATAATCTTGAAATGGGCCCAAGGGAGTTGCAAGAAAGGCTCAATAAGAAGTACTCTATGAAAATACCTTATTATAGAGTTGTCAGAGGCAAGAATAGAGCACTAGACATGATATATGGAAAGTGGGCTGATAGTTATGACTTGCTACCAACATATCAAGCTAAGTTGTTGAGATCAATACCTGACAGCATTATTGAGCTAGACACTGAGGAGCACAATGGTCAAGTGTGCTTCATGAGCTTCTTTGTGGCTCTTAAACCATGCATTGATGGATTTTTGCAAGGATGCAGATCCTACATTGCCATGGATGCTACTCACTTGACAGGAAGGTCAAGAGGCCAGTTGGCTGCAGCTGTGGCAGTTGATGGCCATAATTGGCTTTTTCTAGTGGCATATGGAGTGATTGAGACCGAGTCCAAGGAAAGCTAG